The following proteins come from a genomic window of Nicotiana tomentosiformis chromosome 12, ASM39032v3, whole genome shotgun sequence:
- the LOC104095362 gene encoding uncharacterized protein: MQTYLFLAPTSIDKGGSSNQNLSFGPWAWPNKRVCIFQHRTRISASAIGGGLQNYYTVLGVPHNASSADIKKAYRLLALKYHPDVSKDSGAEEVFKKIHLAYDVLSNESSRSQYDQALRHQDNSDRPLGGDWEYEYEYDDVIRTYRWADLRRKMRRERYWERYQYHTSENFSSYYDKDEESEEETPDEERGPFTEVLRSAFLSLFLMYTIGIRLSLTFSSLMALLDRKLDAGYKIGYLLAWILGGRGGILLTLCLSFASWLCGKTSSSVVVLVVIAMWVGSNVARYAPLPQGAILTLLYLSIKLQVDLS, encoded by the exons ATGCAGACCTATCTCTTCTTGGCTCCCACTTCCATTGATAAAGGTGGTAGCTCAAACCAGAACTTATCTTTTGGACCATGGGCATGGCCTAACAAGCGCGTATGTATTTTTCAACATCGTACCCGGATTTCAGCATCTGCTATCGGTGGTGGCCTGCAGAACTACTATACCGTGCTTGGTGTGCCACACAATGCTTCTTCCGCTGATATAAAAAAGGCATATCGTCTTCTTGCTCTCAAG TATCATCCTGATGTTAGCAAGGATTCAGGAGCTGAAGAGGTTTTCAAGAAAATCCATCTTGCATATGAT GTATTATCCAATGAATCATCAAGAAGTCAGTATGATCAGGCTCTTCGACACCAGGATAATAGTGACAGGCCTTTAGGGGGAGATTGGGAATACGAATATGAATATGACGATGTCATAAGAACCTATAGGTGGGCTGATCTGAGACGAAAAATGCGAAGAGAGAGATATTGGGAAAGGTATCAATATCATACAAGCGAAAACTTCTCCTCGTATTATGATAAAGATGAGGAGTCCGAAGAAGAAACTCCGGATGAAGAAAGAGGTCCATTTACGGAAGTGCTCAGATCTGCATTTCTCTCTTTATTCCTAATGTACACTATAGGTATTCGTTTGTCTTTGACATTTAGTAGCCTCATGGCCTTGCTTGATCGAAAGTTGGACGCCGGATACAAGATTGGTTATCTACTTGCATGGATCTTGGGAGGCAGAGGTGGTATTTTACTTACATTATGCCTTTCGTTCGCAAGTTGGCTCTGTGGCAAAACCAGCAGTAGTGTAGTTGTATTGGTGGTAATAGCCATGTGGGTCGGATCCAATGTTGCAAGATATGCTCCACTCCCGCAAGGTGCCATTCTTACTCTGTTATACTTGTCGATCAAACTACAAGTTGATCTTAGCTAA